One Brassica napus cultivar Da-Ae chromosome A1, Da-Ae, whole genome shotgun sequence genomic region harbors:
- the LOC106405218 gene encoding LOW QUALITY PROTEIN: probable LRR receptor-like serine/threonine-protein kinase MEE39 (The sequence of the model RefSeq protein was modified relative to this genomic sequence to represent the inferred CDS: inserted 1 base in 1 codon), translated as MIGIMKSPHGILFVIFSFAAFSITHLVEAQNQEGFITLDCGLPLNESPYVEPETEIQFLSDENFIQGGKMGRIPANLESENLKPYSTLRYFPDGIRNCYDIRVEVGRNYLIRAMFFYGNFDGLNVSPEFDMYTGPNKWTTIDLQKEPSGSGKEIIHISRSNSLQICLVKTGATTPMISTLELRPLANDTYLAISGSLKLNFRMYLSNSTALLRYPKDVYDRTWVPFFQPDNWAHISTTANVSNKNHYDPPQAVLKGAAIPKNLDGPLTITWRLENPDYQIYLYRHFAEIQDIEANDTREFDCLLNGETITINAINPKYLEIETMLTTIPKECNGGICHMQLIKTQRSTLPPLLNGFAVYSVLQLPQLQTNETEVVAIKNISYTYELNRINWQGDPCVPRQFLWDGLNCSISDISVPPKIISLNLSSSGLSGTILSHFQNLNHLEILDLSNNSLSGMVPEFLASMKSLLVINLNGNNLSGSIPKSLLNREREGLKLYVLGNKHLCLSSTCIDTKLKKKFPVTIVAPIASIAAVVVMIILLFMLRKKMSSSMEDFFXHYVNVMHVLSFILAYALRTGSKSEPWIKTKRRRFTYSEVLGMTKNLQQPLGEGAFGIVYHGNLNGSEQVAVKLLLQTSAQGYKEFKAEVELLLRVHHINLVSLVGYCDEKDHFALIYEYMSNGDLHQHLSGKHVGSVLDWGTRLQIAIEAALGLEYVHIGCKPAMVHRDVKSTNILLDEEFKAKIADFGLSRSFQVGGDQSRVSTVVAGTLGYLDPEYYLTSELSEKSDIYSFGILLLEIITNQRVIDQTRKKPNIAEWVTYVIKKGDTSKIVDPKLQGNYEPRSVWRALEVAMSCANPSSAKRPNMSQVIIKLKECLESENARINTNQDTNSPHSSVELRVTATFDSDMYPKAR; from the exons ATGATCGGGATAATGAAGAGTCCTCATGGGATTTTGTTTGTCATTTTTTCCTTTGCAGCTTTTTCCATCACTCATCTTGTTGAAGCACAAAATCAAGAGG GTTTTATCACTTTAGATTGTGGCTTGCCTTTAAATGAATCTCCTTATGTAGAGCCGGAAACAGAAATACAGTTCTTGTCAGATGAGAACTTCATCCAAGGTGGAAAGATGGGTAGAATCCCGGCTAATCTTGAATCAGAAAACCTTAAGCCCTACTCGACCCTACGATATTTTCCAGATGGAATACGAAATTGCTATGATATAAGGGTAGAAGTTGGGAGGAATTATCTAATTAGAGCTATGTTTTTCTATGGAAACTTTGACGGGCTTAATGTTAGCCCAGAGTTCGATATGTATACAGGCCCTAATAAGTGGACAACCATAGATCTACAAAAAGAACCATCTGGTTCAGGTAAGGAAATCATTCACATCTCAAGATCAAACTCTTTGCAAATTTGTCTTGTTAAGACGGGGGCAACTACACCAATGATATCGACCTTGGAATTACGACCATTGGCGAATGATACTTACTTGGCTATATCTGGTTCCCTCAAACTTAACTTTCGTATGTATCTTAGTAATTCCACTGCTCTTCTTCG GTACCCGAAAGATGTTTACGATCGTACATGGGTTCCATTTTTCCAACCCGACAATTGGGCACACATTTCGACAACAGCAAATGTGTCCAATAAAAATCACTATGATCCACCGCAAGCTGTGCTTAAAGGGGCCGCGATACCTAAAAATCTGGATGGACCACTGACGATAACTTGGAGGTTGGAGAATCCTGATTATCAAATCTACTTGTATCGGCACTTTGCTGAGATCCAAGATATAGAGGCCAATGACACTAGAGAATTTGACTGTTTGTTGAATGGAGAAACAATTACTATTAATGCTATTAATCCTAAATATCTTGAAATAGAGACTATGCTTACCACAATTCCCAAGGAATGCAATGGAGGTATCTGCCATATGCAGTTGATAAAAACCCAAAGATCGACACTTCCACCTCTGCTTAATGGTTTTGCAGTTTACTCAGTTCTTCAGCTTCCACAACTTCAGACAAATGAAACTGAAg TGGTTGCTATCAAGAACATCAGTTATACTTATGAATTAAATAGAATCAATTGGCAAGGAGATCCATGCGTCCCCAGACAATTCTTGTGGGATGGATTAAACTGTAGCATCTCAGATATATCTGTGCCACCAAAAATAATATCCTT AAATTTGTCTTCAAGTGGCTTGAGTGGAACCATACTATCTCACTTTCAGAATCTAAACCATCTAGAGATCTT GGATTTGTCAAATAACAGTTTGAGTGGAATGGTGCCCGAATTTCTAGCCTCTATGAAATCATTGTTGGTCAT AAACTTGAACGGTAACAATCTTAGCGGTTCAATTCCTAAGAGTCTTCTCAATAGGGAAAGAGAAGGGCTGAAATTATA TGTCCTTGGAAACAAACATCTTTGTCTATCTAGTACATGCATAGATACCAAGCTAAAGAAGAAATTTCCAGTGACGATTGTCGCACCCATTGCTTCCATCGCTGCTGTCGTTGTCATGATCATCCTCTTATTCATGTTGAGAAAGAAAATGTCATCAAGTATGGAAGATTTTT AACACTATGTAAATGTCATGCATGTTTTATCTTTTATACTTGCATATGCTTTACGTACAGGAAGTAAGTCTGAACCATGGATAAAGACTAAACGGAGAAGGTTTACTTATTCAGAGGTTTTAGGAATGACTAAGAACTTGCAACAACCTCTAGGTGAAGGAGCGTTTGGCATTGTTTATCATGGTAACCTAAATGGTTCAGAGCAAGTAGCTGTCAAACTGCTTTTGCAAACATCAGCACAAGGTTATAAAGAATTTAAGGCAGAG GTAGAACTTCTTTTGAGGGTTCACCACATAAATTTGGTAAGTCTTGTTGGGTATTGCGATGAAAAAGATCACTTTGCCCTCATCTATGAATACATGTCCAATGGAGACTTACATCAGCATTTATCAG GAAAACATGTTGGGTCCGTTTTGGACTGGGGAACGCGACTACAAATAGCCATCGAAGCTGCATTAGGATTAGAATACGTGCATATTGGATGCAAACCAGCAATGGTGCACAGAGATGTCAAAAGTACAAATATCTTGTTGGATGAAGAGTTCAAAGCCAAAATTGCGGATTTTGGTCTTTCAAGATCTTTCCAAGTTGGAGGTGATCAATCTCGAGTTTCAACAGTAGTTGCTGGCACTTTGGGATATCTCGATCCTGA ATATTACTTAACAAGTGAGTTGTCTGAGAAGAGTGATATCTACAGTTTTGGGATCTTATTATTGGAGATTATCACAAATCAGCGAGTGATTGATCAAACACGTAAAAAGCCAAACATAGCAGAATGGGTGACATATGTGATTAAAAAAGGAGATACTAGTAAGATCGTGGACCCTAAACTACAAGGGAACTACGAGCCTCGCTCTGTCTGGAGAGCTCTTGAAGTAGCAATGTCATGTGCAAATCCTTCATCCGCCAAACGCCCTAACATGTCCCAAGTTATCATTAAACTTAAAGAGTGTCTTGAATCTGAAAACGCGAGGATAAATACTAATCAAGACACAAACTCTCCTCATAGTTCGGTTGAGCTGAGAGTGACTGCAACCTTTGATAGCGACATGTACCCTAAGGCAAGATAG